DNA from Hwangdonia lutea:
AATAGGTCCAAAAATTTCACCGGCCATTAATTTACTGTCCAATTGCGGTTCATTAACCAATGTTGGCGATAGGTAATTATCTTCATCATTGCTTTTGCCTCCAAAAATAATTTCTTCGCCCTTGAGCATTTCTTTTAATCCCGTATAATGTTTTTGGCTCACGGTTCTAGAAAAATCTGGCGATTCCTCCATATTTTCTCCATAACAATTGGTGATATTTTGTTGTAATGCCTCAACCAATTTATCCCTAACACTGTGATGAACCAAAATATAATCTGTGGCGATACAGGTTTGTCCTGCGTTTAAAAACTTGCCCCAAACAATGCGTTTTGCAGCCAAATCAATTGATGCCGTTTCATCTACAATACATGGGTTTTTACCTCCCAGTTCTAAAGTAACTGGCGTTAAATGATTTGCAGCACTCTCATAAACTATTTTACCCACATGTGTACTTCCCGTAAAAAAGATATAGTCCCATTTCTCAGCTAACAATTGCTGAGAAACTTCAACACCACCCTCTACCACAGTAACATGATCTGGCTTAAAAACGGCTTTGATAATTTCAGAAATTAGAGCCGCTGTGTTTGGGGTGATTTCTGATGGTTTTACAACAACCGTATTGCCCGCCGCAACAGCACCAATTAAAGGCGCAATGGCCAACTGAAAAGGATAGTTCCATGGTGCTATTATCAACACAGTTCCAAAAGGTTCTTTGTAGATATAATCCGACGAAGGCCAATTCATCCAACTGGAAGATACTCTTTCTGGGCTTGCCCACCGCTCAATATTCTTTAGCATATGTTTTAATTCTGCCAATACAAATTGGGTTTCGGCCGCTAAAGTCTCAAATTTTGGTTTTTTAAAATCGGCATACAAGGCATCACAGATCGCATCTTCACGTTTAATAATTTCTTGCTGTAAGCGTTTTAATGCTATTTTTCTAAAGGCTACATCTTTGGATTGTTGTGTTTTGAAAAAAATTCTTTGTTGTTGTAATATGTTTTGAATCATTATGCCTTAATATAATTTAAGTTTTAGCAATTGGACTTTATAACGATTCCAATGACAAATGAAACAATAGGGTTGGTTTATCATAAACCGTAGGTTCTGTATGAATGCCCAATGCCACATTCATGGTTGTTGCCGTAATTTCTTTGATAATCACCAATACTTTTTTATCCTTAAACCCAAGATATTCGCCCAACATCAATTGGGTTTTATCTGTAAAGTTTACGGGGCCGGTTGCGGCATCCACAGTAAAATCCCCTTCCATAATTTCCCATGTAGCATCAGTAGCCGGTGTGTACATTACATTTGCCAAAGGCACATTGTTTATATCATAAGACACCGCCGTAATATCGGTAGGACGTTCTATACTTGCATAAACTAATCCCATGAGGCTTTGCCCATCTTTATTGTCTACTATATATCTTCCGTCATACACAAAAGTAAAAGTATCTTCGTACGAAGCGCCCAAACCAACGGCATCTAAAAGATTATCGAATGATGGCAGTAAAAGTCCCAAATCATTATCAACCAAACCAGCACCTTCTTTACCAGAAGTATAGGCTTTTTTCAGTTTCCACGATTTTCCTTGAGGTTTGGCTTGACCGCCTGTTAATAAAATCTCTATTGATTCTTGGATGGTAACTAACTTCGTTTCTGAAAATGATCCGTTTGCGCCAGTAGCTGTTAAAACCACTTCATATTCACCCGCAGCAGCATAGGCGTACACGGGATCTTCTTCTGAGCTTGTTGCTCCGTCTCCAAAATCCCAGGAAATGGATGTCGCATTTTCCACCGTTCCATTAAAGGTAACTTGTGTGCCTTCTACTAAAAATTGAAAGTCGGCTAAAGGTTTATTAACTTCATCTTCGCTACAATTTACAAACAGTAAGGTGAGCATTAAGAGGCTATATATTTTTATATTTTTCATGATTTTATATATTATTTTAATTCTTATCCCACCAAACCGGTGTATCGATTTTATTTGCACCTTGTCTTGAAATGGCTTCCATTACGTTATCATTGTTCGAACTCAACTCGAAACTGGAATATAAAAACCTTGTGGGCAAAACACCATTTGTTACGCCTTGAGACAAATTAGCAGCTGTTCTATCGGCAATAACCGGATACCCAGTTCGCCGTATATGTGACCATCCCTCAAAATAATTTGGAATAAGTGCCAACCACATTTGTGTACCAATTTGCTCCTCATCATTACTTCCCGATAATGTTGCTGTTGGACTCGCCATAAAAGATACTATTTCTGAGGCATCAACTT
Protein-coding regions in this window:
- a CDS encoding aldehyde dehydrogenase, giving the protein MIQNILQQQRIFFKTQQSKDVAFRKIALKRLQQEIIKREDAICDALYADFKKPKFETLAAETQFVLAELKHMLKNIERWASPERVSSSWMNWPSSDYIYKEPFGTVLIIAPWNYPFQLAIAPLIGAVAAGNTVVVKPSEITPNTAALISEIIKAVFKPDHVTVVEGGVEVSQQLLAEKWDYIFFTGSTHVGKIVYESAANHLTPVTLELGGKNPCIVDETASIDLAAKRIVWGKFLNAGQTCIATDYILVHHSVRDKLVEALQQNITNCYGENMEESPDFSRTVSQKHYTGLKEMLKGEEIIFGGKSNDEDNYLSPTLVNEPQLDSKLMAGEIFGPILPIIAYKTEDDIHNYISNYEKPLATYVFSTNKKFQKKIINTYSFGGGAINDTVIQITNKRLPFGGVGQSGIGAYHGKKSFDIFSHHKAIIKKANWFDAPLRYPPYNLPMNMVKKIKHLF
- a CDS encoding PKD domain-containing protein produces the protein MKNIKIYSLLMLTLLFVNCSEDEVNKPLADFQFLVEGTQVTFNGTVENATSISWDFGDGATSSEEDPVYAYAAAGEYEVVLTATGANGSFSETKLVTIQESIEILLTGGQAKPQGKSWKLKKAYTSGKEGAGLVDNDLGLLLPSFDNLLDAVGLGASYEDTFTFVYDGRYIVDNKDGQSLMGLVYASIERPTDITAVSYDINNVPLANVMYTPATDATWEIMEGDFTVDAATGPVNFTDKTQLMLGEYLGFKDKKVLVIIKEITATTMNVALGIHTEPTVYDKPTLLFHLSLESL